In Styela clava chromosome 6, kaStyClav1.hap1.2, whole genome shotgun sequence, the genomic window GTATCATTTTGCAGATCCATAAACTCGGTTGAATGTTTTACTTTCAGGTTACACTGTTGGACCTGGTGGAGGCACAATCAAGCTATTTTCATATGAAGTCATTTTCCCCCAAGATGCTGTTGATATTCCAATTAGAACAAAATTTTATGTGTCAGATGACATTGACAATCTTACTTTGCCTTCTGGTCTGATACCTGTCTCACTCCCCCTACATTGTGCGCCTGGAggtttaaaattcaaatttcctgTGGTTTTTAAAATGCCAATTTGGTGTAGTATATCTAAAAAATGCAAAAGACCAGTGAAACTTTACATTTATAAAAGGCAAAAGAGGGGACAATGGCAGTATTGTGATGAGGTGTCTTTGACTGATTCTGGCTTTGTTTCCTTCACCGCTGACAGTTTCTGTGAAAAGATTCCTGCAGTAAATTCTAAAGATCTGGAACTTGTAAAATTTGACCTTTTATATTTTCTGTGCAAGGATCATTTGGGTAGTTTTGTATCCGTTCATTTTGTTTCTAGTGATAAACTTGCAGAAAAGCTAAAAAGCGAATGGATTAAAACTGGCTATAAAATCATTCATCCTCCATCTACAAAACTTACAGTTAACCCTGGAGACGTACTCCCTGTTAATTTAGAGAGTAGGGAACCCGAAAAGTATAAATTCGAAAGTGCGGGAAAAACTATATTAAAAGTCACAATGGAGTTTTATGAAAGAGAGCTATACAAAGCTTTTTCATTTCTATTAGATCCTGAAAATCCAGGTTCTGATAGCCTCAAATTTGTTTATTCTGTGGGAGATGTACGACACCTCAAAAGAGCTCTTTATCAAGGTTTGTTGATAGTTTATTATTGAGTTATGATATTGCATATTATCAAGTGGTGGGATTCAGGGGATGTCGTTAATAATCAGTTAGACTTTACATGACCACAACAAAATAACCATTTGTACGATACAAAAAGATGTTCTTAGAAATTTGAATCCCAAGATTTGAGAAATCCTAACAGGTGTTGACAGTTTCATGCGagtcaaaaaaattgtttgtgtATTTCAATTACTAATCTTTGGGCACAAAGTGGTCCtttagatcgttttgttattatgttgttgttgtagaTCATCATGTTactatttttcttgttgttccTACCGCATGAAAAATAACTTTTCTCTACTACTACCCATAGCTTGGAAATTTTCAGCTgttgaagattttatttttcgttagaaggtctttatttttattcatttcgatagatttgtttttttgtgtgcaataataaaaattgttccCCTTAAGCATAAGCGATCTCAATATTATACGAAGTTGCAAACACAGTGGTACTGTTTTACTGTAACAGACTGTAGCGTAGGGTCATATTTGTATCTATATCATGTCTGCAGTTGTGCAATAAACTTATTTTATCACACGTACAATTGTTgactgattttatatttttatttaaattcagaaaaaaaatcttcagAACACAACTATGACGACTCTCCCAATCGAACTCCTGTCTTCAAAAATATCGTTCAAATTCATGGAGGTATTgctaaaatatatgtttattttgtatataattgcaatatataaataagaaaaagTAAAGAGTTCAATTGACTATTTTCAggctaaaattttaatatacaaataaaaacggGATTTGTGATATTCGAGTTTTTGCTTTTCTTCCGTGAGATTCATATTGGGCCATTCTCTTAACAATGTACAGTAGGTCCACTTACATTATCCACTTTTACTAGCAAACTATAACTATGACTTAATTTTTTCCTAGATATTATGGTTGGAGCTGGCACCGTTTCCGGAGCTTCTGATGCAAATAATGCCAGAAATACTGAAGGTGAGAATATTTGATCCATATTTAATTGAACAATTGTTTCCTCACTTTATGTGGGTTCACATCCCATGGGAGATGTTTCTGTGACGAAATTTCTTAATTTAATCCTTGTCATTACATAATAGTCATCTGCTGTCTAATTTAACCTGTCTGACAATTGAAAACAGATAGACAACAGCCATGGTTTGTTCCATACACAATCGTCAGTCCTATCAAATTCTCTCTACCAATATATGATATTAAATTCTTTTATAATAGTCATCCTTAGTATTTCaagattataaatattttggaTAACTACATACGTGATGCTTTTGTTAGCATATTTTCAACTCCAAATATTGGCAAATCAATGTTTCTTGACTAATcctattgttttatattttcaggaagtcaAGCTGTTGGCATCAGTATCGAAGGAGGTGCAGAAATCGAACAGAGTGAGGAAATATCAATGCCATAACGTGAATAAATTTGTACCAAATACTCTTAAACAATGTTCTTCTAAATTAGATTCAaagaacaaaaataaacaaattttcagaAGTTAGTCTTTTAAGGCAATTTGTGCTGGGAAACCTccattatttttgtattgccgAAAGTCACCTACTCATGATAATGTCTAATCGAggaaatgaaaatttatgttgGATATTTATTGCGCATCAGAAAATCTCATCCAGTTCTCCTCAATttgccaaaatttttcaatgttCTGCTTCGAATGGTGTAAAAATATAAGGTTATGAAAAATTTTGAtgacacaaaaaaatatttttttaaatttcgcccaaatgaataaaataaataataattatgtaATACTTGTCTTACCTGATATAGGCCGAACTGGTTATAGGCTTAGGCCAGTGCGGttccaaattatttttaatctattcCTGCTATTGTATATTCCCAATCTCTCTGATCTTTTCACTATGCATAAATTATCGTGTTGCCTTCATTTGTTCGATCCCCAAAGTGTCACGCACAGTTTGCAATTTTAAACATATACATGTACTATTATAACACTAAATGTGCAAACACTATTAGCAAAACGGTGGATATCATGTAATATTTCAGTCTTCCCTCTTCAAAATTGATACCGATTTGGCATTTATCATGATTATAAGTGACCGTTGTCATATTTTTGCCtctatgaatataaatttcatgtCCACA contains:
- the LOC120331539 gene encoding uncharacterized protein LOC120331539, whose protein sequence is MRQQSQEFQQMKGGKKKKIKQELRQKIKVPVEYEKKGEFPQDELQQLKKKKEKHKNMEKKIKNLKQEKEAVLKEKRDLMQEREAVLKENRDLMQEREAALGAKQHSDKMLQISQRIQHEYETMMKLAGIDIEDLRDNMIGYTVGPGGGTIKLFSYEVIFPQDAVDIPIRTKFYVSDDIDNLTLPSGLIPVSLPLHCAPGGLKFKFPVVFKMPIWCSISKKCKRPVKLYIYKRQKRGQWQYCDEVSLTDSGFVSFTADSFCEKIPAVNSKDLELVKFDLLYFLCKDHLGSFVSVHFVSSDKLAEKLKSEWIKTGYKIIHPPSTKLTVNPGDVLPVNLESREPEKYKFESAGKTILKVTMEFYERELYKAFSFLLDPENPGSDSLKFVYSVGDVRHLKRALYQEKKSSEHNYDDSPNRTPVFKNIVQIHGDIMVGAGTVSGASDANNARNTEGSQAVGISIEGGAEIEQKSRSLDEQPATSRSARPKHQHKQGNSSSGARSKTTESQSSSQATSSGLRIINRQPPSGSMSVKWLDESLPGYKFGCTYVITYSFPARRLNGVSYEAKKFTEYLPDSQYLENLLQKAFNAGLLFKIQIIGSSRGEIIWNDEILHKTNKRGGPDNNGYPDGDHIDKLYEALMTKLKAVGIEYYQ